The Arachis ipaensis cultivar K30076 chromosome B03, Araip1.1, whole genome shotgun sequence region TAAAGGAAGAAACAGAAAGAAATAAGAGAAGTTAGGTCATAAGACCTGGATGCTGCAATCACGTTCTCCAAAGTGAACAACATTACCATATTTATCTGCAAGAACCTGTAAAGCGATGAAGCATATGGATAGATGAATTAGTCAGGAACAAGATGAGTAAACTCTAAAGTGGATTCAGAaattgaaaatttggaaaaatatgtaaaaaaaatatttctttttataaatGCAAACTAGTGTTCTAAGCTGCAAAGTAATTCAATTGCATTTAATAATCCCAGTTCCTACTTGAATGCCTGCCCCAATCCACATTCTTCATAAATAAAATCCCTTTCTCCTAATCCCAAGGATTAAATCAAATTGTAGACTCCAACAGGAAAAAGAGATAACATTACCTGGAACTCAATGTGCCTAGGATTTTGAATGTACTTCTCCAAATAAACTCCATCATTACCAAAGGCGGCAGCAGCCTCACTCTTAGCTTGCTGTAAAAAAGAAATGAATTTGAAACAAATCATCAAAAAAGCATATAACTAAGATACTAAATCTAGAATTCTTGACAAGAAAAATAACATCATCTCCATAACTCCATTCCATCACAATACACTATTGGTCTGGCCCTAAAACCTACCTACTCTGCTTTCATGGCATAATAATTATTGGATAAGCTCCAGGAGATCTTGTTCTACTCATTGGCCCCAATCAACTCATAATTCATTATTTTGTTAGAAAATAATACACTAAAGGGTTTACCTAATATGTGCCCTAAGGACACATGATAAGCTTACCATTAGTggaaggttttaaattttttcactTAATAAATGCAAAACAAATGCATTggaaacttaaattttttatatttctaatAAAAACTTTCTCAATTTGTAATCTTAACATGTTCCCTTAGGGCACAAGATAGATAAATCCTATACTAAAAAGGAAATAATATGCCAGGTGCACCCATTTCTTATCTCCTTCAGCTTCTTTTTTTTATCTGCCAATTTCTTATCTCGTTCAGCTTCTTTTCTAGTCCGGAATTCTGCACATAGGATTTATATTATGCCTTCTGTATTTAAGTTATATTTAAGTTGCAGGTTACACCATCTAGCTTTTGCCTATAGATATCATGAAAGAAGAAAGATAGAAACTAAACCATGTCAATTTGAAAAGTACGGACAACATAACAAGAACTTGCATTCTGGTGGCAATACCTGTAACAACTTCACAAACTCTCCAGGTTCTTTAGCAAGTCGCATACCACGTCCACCGCCACCTGCTGTTGCCTAAAGAACACAATAAATGTCAGCAAAAGTGACAGAAAtcgagaaaggaaaaaaaaatggcaaaacaTACTATCACAGTTCACAAAATACATCCAGTTGTTACACTAATCTGCAGAAGAAATtttggctttctctttttcaattctttagtTATCATCAACTCACGtccttaaaattcaaattcaaattatgTTAAGGATAGAGAAGTGAACAAGAAAAATAACCTATAAGGAATCATTTATGCCAACCACAACAGCTAGAATTTACTTCAAACAGGCACAAGACTACATATTACAGACCAATACCTTGATCATAACAGGGAAACCAATCTCATTTGCTAGCCTGATAGCTTCTTCAGTGCTCTGTACCGATTTTTTTCATTAGACTGATTCATATAACGTGAATTGACCTCCAGCTTCTGTATAAAGGTAATTGAAGCTATTTACACAGCTGAATGGAATACAATACCTGTAAAAGCCCATCACTTCCTGGAACAGTAGGAACCCCTGCATTCTTCATTGTGTCTCTGGCAGTTGATTTGTCACCCATAACCCGAATACTGTCAGGCTGAAATTTGAAGAGTTAATGCAAAAATTACAAACTCAATAAGAAATGTAAAGCTTTCAAATTATGCCAGGCAATAATAGACAATGAGCAAAGGGGGAATTCCTCAAACTCCTCAAACCGTACAGAATACTCACATTAGGTCCAATAAAATTGATTCCATGTTCTCTACACATTTCAACAAACACTGCATTCTCAGCAAGAAAACCATATCCAGGATGCAACATTGTGCATCTACGGCTAATAGCAGCAGACAGTACATTTGGGATCAATAAGTACCTGCtcaggaaaaaaaaaaatttaacaaatcaaATTAAACAAACATATGTAAACAAGAGGCATACTTAATCACAAAAGGGAAAAGGCATTGGATTTATGACTGCATATGAAAATGTGAGTGATTATGTGAAACTTACGATTGGCTGCTTGGCGCTTCACCAATGCAAACGGATTCATCAGCCAATTTGACATGAAGTGCATCCTTGTCTATGGTTGAGTACACAGCCACACAGGGTATTCCCAATTCATGAGCAGTGCGAATAACACGAACTGCGATTTCGCCTCTGTTAGCTACCAGGATCTTGTCACCCTGGCAGGTAGCATGGAGTGCTCCAGAACGTGTTTTATGTTTGTGATTGAGTTGACAAGTTCCGGGCATTGTTTGGCTGGGAAAATTCACCTTAGTTGCACCTAAGAAACTGCATTGTGAATTCTTGATTCCTCTACTTGTTCCCGCATACAAGCCCTTTCATTTTCGTTTCCCATTCAAGATCAGATTCAGGTTTAGAAGggcacaaaacatgaaattaaatctaagtaatcaaacaatgacacatttAGTTCAAGTAATTGGAATTTAGAAGCATGGAGAAGTGGGTGCTTACTGGGATGGGAACAGAAGGCGAGCTAAGAGAGTTGCAGGCTGCCATTGTGGCCTCCATTTCCTGTAACGAACACAGAAACAAAGGCGAATGGATAAGCAAACTTGGCTTGGTCGTCGATACTATATATTGTGATTATGGTTAATGAATTTACCTGTGAGAATGAGTATGTTAATGAAAATGCGAATATAAGAGCAGGAACAAAGGGTGGGCTTTTTATGAGAAGAAGAGCGGCGATGGAAACGATGTGGAGGAGGAGGGTGGCAGATAGAAAGCTCCGCCTAAATCTAATGCGTAGAGTCGGAGAGATGGCTTAGTTggtttggttggatgttagatgGGGAGAATCTGGAGTGAGTGAGGGTGCACCCTGCACCTGCACCTGCACTTGCACAACTGGGCCCATCACACTTGGGCCAAAATGACAGGATCATTCCAATCGTTATTTCTTGGGTCACACTACGGTACAGAGCTAATATACAGATATTTGTTTTGGTATGCTAGTTTTGAGACACgtgtttttgttatttttttttaacaatcaaAGCTGCTAACCCATAACTTATTAAAAGGTTCGCTTAGCTGGTTAGTTATATAATAGgattttatattttgaattatgtATCATATCTGTAGTGCCTCATTACTTTTTTTGAGCCGTTGGATTCGGGATCCAAATATTGAATGAAatgtttattttaataataataataaaaatttatttttatgtgacTTTATATTAatgtataatattatatatttaacaCTTCTTACAATAATCAaggattattattatttttaggtTAGATTGTTATTTTTAGAGTTGCTTGCCTTGAGTATATAATTTAGGTATACANNNNNNNNNNNNNNNNNNNNNNNNNATAATTTAGGTATACAATATTAAAagagtttatatatatattttgatcaCAGTTAAAAGAGAGAATTATATATCTTCTTAGGATTAGATTGGCTTCTATGAATTCGAatcctttaaattttaaatttgtactttagagGATAAAGCATGATCTTCTACTCTTGAATGATTTCTCTTATTGTTCCTCTTTTCATCGCCGTTTCATGAAAAAAGCGTTAatttatacatgtatttatataaaaatacataataacttattttagtgaataattttaatgtataaataatatttttgttaaattaaataACACTAGAAAATTGCATTATTATTTTCTATGCGTAAATGCATAATTGAATAGCAAACATAATGTATTTTGAGTTGTGTAATCTGAATAAATCAAGTTCAATTTTTgacaatatttataaaatttgttATAATATATCTTAGAGGCTATATACATATACACACTCACATTCACACATATTgttcacttttttattttaatgaggACTCGAATCCTCGTGTAATTTTCTACCAAGTTAACAATTCTTCCACAAACAAAGACATATTACATTATTTATAGGTAGTTGattagtattttaattattattagtcaAATTCTAAGAGAttgtttaaaaattatttaacatgaaaaaaaaattctatttcttttaaaaaaagaattcacttctatttaaaatttaattttatgatttgaaatgactataatatattaataataaaatagaattaaatttaaaaagtgtgtgaatgaatttgaaaattaaatctcTTTTGGTCCGATTTataaatgaagaaaaaatgaaattaGAATTCTCAAAAGAATTCAAATTAttcatttttagttattttaaaataataaaaaaaagaattcaaCTTTTGAGTGAATTATAATTCCTAATATTCCAAATAAATTCTAATATTCTTGCACATTCAATTAGTATTAAATAAGTATTTTAATATAAAGAACTCTAATTTTATGTAAACTTGACaatgaatatatatttttataaaaaacgAGTCTTTGTTAAGAACAATCTTTCACCATTAGTAAGTGAAATAGATATATTGGTAATAAATTAGTCACAATATTAATGTAAATTTATCTATAACCGTATATTATTTTTGagcaaatttatatataattgtatattattgttaataaaatttaattatgaaaAATATGCTAAGAATTGACAATCATTATTTATCAAAGTTTCTAAAACTTATGTTAAATATATTCTACTTCAAGGCTTGTTTTTATTTGCTAATCTTAAACCTATGTTCCATATAGCTACTCATTTCTAGCAGAAATCttgaaaaaatattttggaaGACAAATATCATATAATACCATCTAAATTAAGACTACAAAAAAAActgcataaaattatttttttatactttttgaaTATAATTTTAAAGGTGACAAATGTAATgtaaaaaaaatcaatgaaatTCACTCAAAAATAAGAGAGAGCAAGAGTTGGtctctaaataatttttttaatatgtagAAGGTAATGTGGTTGTTTGCACAAATATAATTTCTTTAAAGTAATTAGTTTAGAATtatattagtattttttatttttgtcgtgtcccattaaataaaaaaaatgtcttTAAAATATTAGTTTCATCGCTATAGTAGTATAGTTATTGGGTTATATGAAACGAAGCCCAATAGTGAACCTTTATAAGGTTGGCAGCTGCTCACATCAGTTCAGATGCAGCTCGGCTGGATAATATACATATGCTGCGGCAGGCTCTGCTAAGCTGTTGTCTATCAAATAGTAAACTGCCAGATGTTCTCATAGCCTTCATCGAATGAGAATATCTGTATGAAGGTATCTGTACACTATAATTGgccttatttctttttaatttcatctTAGTCCACCACTATTTGCTCGTCGGGTTggatagaatttgaaaaagaataagAACTAAATCTATTAAATTTTAATCAAGTTAGATATGAGATTTTTTGTTAGTAGGCCGAACTAATTCAAATCGATTAATTTTAAATTGGATTGATTCGAATAATCGAGTACACAGTTGAAAACatatagaaaaaatagaaaagaaattttatgtaaataatatgtaatagtaaaaaaaaataaagagcaaTAAANNNNNNNNNNNNNNNNNNNNNNNNNNNNNNNNNNNNNNNNNNNNNNNNNNNNNNNNNNNNNNNNNNNNNNNNNNNNNNNNNNNNNNNNNNNNNNNNNNNNNNNNNNNNNNNNNNNNNNNNNNNNNNNNNNNNNNNNNNNNNNNNNNNNNNNNNNNNNNNNNNNNNNNNNNNNNNNNNNNNNNNNNNNNNNNNNNNNNNNNNNNNNNNNNNNNNNNNNNNNNNNNNNNNNNNNNNNNNNNNNNNNNNNNNNNNNNNNNNNNNNNNNNNNNNNNNNNNNNNNNNNNNNNNNNNNNNNNNNNNNNNNNNNNNNNNNNNNNNNNNNNNNNNNNNNNNNNNNNNNNNNNNNNNNNNNNNNNNNNNNNNNNNNNNNNNNNNNNNNNNNNNNNNNNNNNNNNNNNNNNNNNNNNNNNNNNNNNNNNNNNNNNNNNNNNNNNNNNNNNNNNNNNNNNNNNNNNNNNNNNNNNNNNNNNNNNNNNNNNNNNNNNNNNNNNNNNNNNNNNNNNNNNNNNNNNNNNNNNNNNNNNNNNNNNNNNNNNNNNNNNNNNNNNNNNNNNNNNNNNNNNNNNNNNNNNNNNNNNNNNNNNNNNNNNNNNNNNNNNNNNNNNNNNNNNNNNNNNNNNNNNNNNNNNNNNNNNNNNNNNNNNNNNNNNNNNNNNNNNNNNNNNNNNNNNNNNNNNNNNNNNNNNNNNNNNNNNNNNNNNNNNNNNNNNNNNNNNNNNNNNNNNNNNNNNNNNNNNNNNNNNNNNNNNNNNNNNNNNNNNNNNNNNNNNNNNNNNNNNNNNNNNNNNNNNNNNNNNNNNNNNNNNNNNNNNNNNNNNNNNNNNNNNNNNNNNNNNNNNNNNNNNNNNNNNNNNNNNNNNNNNNNNNNNNNNNNNNNNNNNNNNNNNNNNNNNNNNNNNNNNNNNNNNNNNNNNNNNNNNNNNNNNNNNNNNNNNNNNNNNNNNNNNNNNNNNNNNNNNNNNNNNNNNNNNNNNNNNNNNNNNNNNNNNNNNNNNNNNNNNNNNNNNNNNNNNNNNNNNNNNNNNNNNNNNNNNNNNNNNNNNNNNNNNNNNNNNNNNNNNNNNNNNNNNNNNNNNNNNNNNNNNNNNNNNNNNNtgattgttgagtttaataaacaaCAATAATATTTTTGGTTATAACAAATACATTATATTTGGTtgaattaaaagtttaaaattatttGAAGTGTGTTTTATTGTGTAGGtccataataaaaattaatatgttAAGTATATTGGGTTGAACTTTTGATATTAAGCAAAGTAACAAATTGCTGTTTCTTTTGGCCCAACAAAGACATTTAAAAAAGGTATatttagggatgtcaatgggcaGGACGGGGCAGGGGATGCCTCCCTACTCTCTGTCCCCACCCCCAGAACTAATTCCCGTTTTTTGCATTTTTGGCATTTCTCGCGGGGCCCCATTCTCTTTCTCCATATGTTTAACATTCATATGAAAATTAtagtaaaaaatatcaaaaaaaccaaaaaataaactacaaaatattattacaaacacACAAACATATCTTATCCAAGATTATAAGTTCAGAAATACAACATAGCAAATCATAgtccataaaataaaatcttaaaatacaattttcattctaaaaaaaaaagcaataaaagtctTTAACATCAAATATTCTTTCATTGTCACTATACAACTTCCAACAAACATCTTAAAGTTCTCTGTTAAAATAACACAAATATAAATATGTTAACATATATCATAAATATGTTAATATAAGTTAACTATCATAGAATATTATGGGTAATTATGATAATTAGTATAACACTTTTTTAATTATCATCAGATCACATTTATAGTTAAATATTTATAACAATGGATGGTAGTTAAAATATATAGTAGTGTTTATATAGCAAGAATGAAATAGGAAGCTTTATTGCCACAAAATTAATGAgtcaaaatatgaataaaacaaaaCACTATATGTTTTGTCATTTCATTAATCAGCAGTCTCTCTTCCTTTCTAACATGTTCTTTTTCCGTTTCTTTTGattattgatttgaaattttcacaGATTTATTCTCAGTGCAATGAAGCATATAGATTAAATCCatataaaaatattaacataCTACTGTAAGCCACTGATTCTTTTTGCAGTGGACCATGCCTTTTTGAAACACAATTAGTATAAATTAAACATGCTTTTCATATACAAAGAAAAAATTCATAAATAGAAAGCattcattaacaaaaacaacagCCACCAAcatcaaaaaatcaaaatttaaaaaacaaaaaaaattatagcataaaaaaataaaaaaaccaacCACCAATTATCAGAAAATTCATGAAACAAAGCattcattaacaaaaataacagccaccaacataaaaaaatcaaaataaaaaaatgacagtatgaaacaaaaattaaaaaacaaccaCCAATTATCAGAAAATTTATGGAACAAAGCATTTATGAACAAAAACAACAGCCACCAACATCAAAAAATCAAAGtcaacatcaaattcatgaaaaaaAAGACTCACCGTAGTAGCGACGTTGGCGAAGGGCGTGGTGTGGTGATGACGCAGTGAGTGGACCAGCTGAAACAAACAGTGGGAGGCCATGACGGAGGTGGTCGGAGGTGGCTGGCTGGGACGCTGGGTGAAAACTGCAAAGACGAGGGAAAGAACACAGAAGGGAGGGGTTTCGTGAGGAGGGTGAGGGTGAGCTACGAATTGGAAAGCGGCGCTAGTGTGTGGGAAGGAGTTAGGGCTTCTagtttttctatatatatatgggtggtgaaatgactaaaaaataaaagtaaaaaatgaattattaaaggTGTTTAAGTAATTTAATATATTCGGGGATTGTGGAGAATACGGGGATGGAGACGgagatccccgctcgggtccctgCATCTGTTTCGGGGGAATTTTATCTCCCATCTCCGTCCTCGCAGGAAAAATTCTCCGCTATCGAGGCCCTATTCGGGGTAGTCCCACGGAGATCCCCGTCTCTTGGAGATTTTTGACACCCCTAGACATATTGATGCTGATTTTTGGATAGAATGACTTGTTGCTGAACTATGCCCAACATTGTTAAACTTCACAAGCAAATAAGCAAGTTCAGAAGTTGTTCAAGCTAAAATGAAATAGTACTTCACTTTTTGACtaagcaccaaagaaaaaaaggagagaaaagtAAAAGATTGGAGGTTAAGTCAAATTAATGGAGCCAAATTCAAATCCTTAAGTAAAggatgttaaaaaaaaaaggtaaagttGATTTACTATTCTTGTGCACACACAATATCTTGTTGAAACTACTTTGAAGAGCAATCACAATTCGagtaagaagaaaaaaatggaggttgctttttttttatttagatccAAGGGTTAGAAATAAAATTTGGGATTAAAACACAAGATTAAGGGTGTAGATTTGACAAACACATTGAAAGTCTCATGACCTTGACATTTCTATTGATGCTACCCATCTCTTCTGTGGCTCTACGCCATTCTACTCATGTTTAATCCTGATTTTTTTGCTTTAATTTCTTGGGAGAAGATGAAAAGTTCAGTTGGTCCAATGATCAAGAAGTTGACTCCTTTCACAAGCTCAAGCTTTGGAGGCATTATGATGCAGGCCAGATATCGCTTTAGAGATTCTACAAGTGTAAAACTCAAattcgttgcgagtatagttctaaactgacaAATAACTCTATCAAAAtttagaaatattgtcacaaattcaaatcaaataccAAGAGTTTAATCTCGGGTTATTCTTCCACAGAATTGCAGTTGGGTGTGTTTATAATTGACTATGAGAGATTGGAGTTGTGATAGCAATAAAcgaaaaattaaatgataagaaagtaaagcaattaactaaatatcaaaagaaattaaactaaaaacaattgaggcaaagaaaagaaaattcaaGTGCAAAAGGATCTTGATAAAGGTTGAGAgtcaaggatcactatccttgtcattgaccacaaacatattaTGAAAAGCTAATCTTACTCAGTCAGCCCTAAATATTGAGAAAAAGTCAAATAGAtataattgatcttaatccacaaatcctaactaaGTCACAAAATAGGCTTAGTAAAAGGCTAGCGTTACTGGAAATAaaatcaactaacaaccctaaatcactAATCAATATtcgacatcaatgactcaaggtcacctaagtcctcaatcccaagccaagaatgcaaaATTTTACTCTATAACTAGGtgagacatttcatcaaacacttaaaaagcataaaaaaaaccATCTTAAATTACAAGAATTAGTAAAGTCTATAACTATAAAATGCaagaaagtaataataacaactcaattaaacaacaatcaaacataaaacatcaaattgcattaaacgaAAATGAGAATttaacaattgttcataaactaaaaatagcaaaaataactaacaagaaaaactaagtgaaGTAAGATAATAAAACAAGAAAtataaagaaaactaaactaaaacaagatcaaaacctaaaactagagagaaattaaactaagaatcctaaaaatcctagaattctagagagaagttggagcttctctctctagaatcaccTAAATCATAATAAAAACCTAAACTAAGACTATGATCTCCTTAAATTCTTGCTTCAaatactttagaaatgagttggattgagaCAAAATTAGACCAGAAATTGCAAGCAACGTGTTCTTTTAACTGAGTTACATGCTGCGACTTATGCATACGCACGAAATTGGAGGAGATCTGTACGCACAACTGCCAGATTTTCACAACTCaatttcttcatgaattttccACTTTGCATATTTTCTCTCCACTTCTTCAAGTCATtcttgcctcctaaaccttaaatcactcaatcaaacatatcaagacattaaatgaaataaaagtgaattaaatttgacaatttaaagcataaaaagcatgcttttaacaattaagcataattatggagaaattcacaaaagcaTGCAATTTCAAGTAATAAATGCAAGATAAGCTGATAAAATCTACTCTTTTCAAgcaaaaaataatcataaaatatggtttatcaattttttcacacttaaacaatagcatatccTCATACTAAGCAACAAGAAAGACAAGATCAAGGGATGACATACTTATTAAAAGTAAGCTATCTATATCATTCTATCTacttctatctatctatctatctacttGTATCGATTTGTATCTATTTGTAACCTAATGTGTTAAAATAATATAGCAATTAATGTAGTCTCATGAATCAATTTGAGTTCTAAAAAGAATGTAACAACTTGCAAGACAATAGATTATGATagtgaaaacataaaattgagcaatcgaacctctcaccggatgtgtatactcTCTAATCgttcaagtgtatagggttgattcacttaaTTCTCTTCTATTCATAATTTGTATTTGTGAATTGGAATGTGAACATGAATGGGAATATAGTTgaagattggagttgctttgtctttctgaattaactctggtatcactgtcttctttgcttgtgaatgatctcttTAATggaaggctgtatgtgatcaacgccattgcccgtggtcattgatctcctctgctccagatcgaacgccattgcccgtggtcatccaatctgatagAGGaggaagctctagcagttcattctcttggagatcctactcaaaacgccacagacaaggtcgaatcttctggatcagagaatgctacttctttggattctagcctctaccacagagaccctaatctccccaaaaattggctgaactggtgtctcgagaagtctccattgaagtcgtggattagctgtctgagagatgtatattcaAGCTGGCGGTTCGTGCTTTCCAgctacgtattcacacgaacccaagtagacataggtgtttgtcagacacgtttgtcttagtatgatgaacatagctgattgtcacagatcatcctattcaccatgttgaagaacgagtatacatcttagaattaatcaaacacggatagaagagaaacagtaatacttttattaattcataggactcagcagggctcctcccatcaacctaggaggtttagaaactcacaCTGAAAGGAAATACAAAGTGAAAAACGAAATTATGCTGAATGATGGGCGAAGATGatgtaaaatatcccttaaatactaaactaatgactagtaagggtaaaatagtctttttagtgctaaaatccacttctggggcccacttggtgagtgtttgggctaagctttgatgagatccacatgctatgaggcctctataacgttgaacgctggctagagggtcctctttgggtgtttggacgctggtctcttctccttgggcgctggacgcctagaaGAGGGaaggaggctggcgttgaacgccagttttgggccttttaatatgaagcaaagtatggactattatacattgctggaaagctctagaagttagatttccatagccattaagaacgctccatttggatttctgtagctccataaaagcacttccgagtgcaaggaggtcagatccggacagcatctgtaaTGCTTCCTCTGTCTcagaatcagacttttgctccagttcctcaatttcagccagaaaatacctgaaattgtacaaaaacacataaactcatagtagaatccaaaaatttgaatttaacactaaaacctataaaaacttaataaaaactaaacaaaacatactaaaaactatatgaaaatgatgccaaaaagcgtataaaatatccgctcatcatttgcATACAAGTATCAAGAGGACTTTCCCAATGGTTGTATGGGGTTAGAGTAAAGATAAGGATGTTTTTAGTGAAGTGGACtaagaatttgaatctttgattagcttaaactTCCACCTAACTTACAACAACCTATTCAATTTTAATgtaaaatcctaattatccattattcacttttcacagactcatgcattttctcaattcatatcACATATGCATTTATTTCTCAAACTTTTCTTTTTTGGGTAACATTgttctccttttttatttttcttattttttatttataacataatatatacacaaaagattaatgcatatggttcaacatttaatgcatgagtatgcatccaatttttcaaaatttttaatgaaaatttaaaatacacttttatcttctACCAATGTTCCCAGATTCTCTCCCACAATTAGATGATGCAACACTCACTAGCTTAagtcaatcaaagatccaaattagaatatttattattttttacttatggttagtgatgtgctaaaattaagaacaaaggggATCAATAAAGCACAAAACAGGTTACAATGGTAGATGTAAAGGGTAGggtcatttgggtaagtgagctaatatgAAATGAAtactcaatcatataaatgcatacatatacaaaatattagaaataaagaattaaacaagtcaaagATCATAATTATAGAGAGAATACACACACAAAGAAGAAATAGTGGTTGGAATAATGCAACCAcacattaaaaactcaaaatctcACTAGGTTGTTTTTCTAGTTCTCATCTATGTTTCACAATTATtgttcaagcaagttcaaaagaaagattttactcaaatcaattgagttACTCTAAAAcaatttcttgaaaatttattattttaactaagtGGCCTACAACTTATATATATCTAATTTTTTTCGGGTGGTtggatgaaaattaaaaattttaaattttttttcctattttacatAATCTGAATCATCTAATACATATAGAAAAAATTACCTAGATCTTATTATTACATGTTTATCCAtacaaaactaaaattaaaaggaTATATATAAGTTGAAGTGTTTGAATATAATGTACTATCAAATGTACAGGGAATCATCCTCTTTATAGAGGAATTatagaaatagaaataactagaaaatgagaaataaggaaaaaatattagcctaaaataaagaaaaaatttctaatcataaaatccctaaaattaagctaaacc contains the following coding sequences:
- the LOC107630657 gene encoding biotin carboxylase 2, chloroplastic codes for the protein MEATMAACNSLSSPSVPIPGLYAGTSRGIKNSQCSFLGATKVNFPSQTMPGTCQLNHKHKTRSGALHATCQGDKILVANRGEIAVRVIRTAHELGIPCVAVYSTIDKDALHVKLADESVCIGEAPSSQSYLLIPNVLSAAISRRCTMLHPGYGFLAENAVFVEMCREHGINFIGPNPDSIRVMGDKSTARDTMKNAGVPTVPGSDGLLQSTEEAIRLANEIGFPVMIKATAGGGGRGMRLAKEPGEFVKLLQQAKSEAAAAFGNDGVYLEKYIQNPRHIEFQVLADKYGNVVHFGERDCSIQRRNQKLLEEAPSPALTPELRKAMGDAAVAAAASIGYIGVGTVEFLLDERGSFYFMEMNTRIQVEHPVTEMISSVDLIEEQIRVAMGAKLRYKQEDIILRGHSIECRINAEDAFKGFRPGPGILIYHHVSEDAFVRMDSHVYPDYVVPPSYDSLLGKLIVWAPTREKAIERMKRALDDTIITGVPTTIEYHKLILDIEDFRNGKVDTAFIPKHEEELTMPPQKMVPAINKAKELVGATV